The following proteins are co-located in the Syngnathus scovelli strain Florida chromosome 21, RoL_Ssco_1.2, whole genome shotgun sequence genome:
- the LOC125991650 gene encoding growth factor receptor-bound protein 7-like isoform X9 — MRPEPLPGAVRPLRLSRGHGRRQRPAAAAAFLPSERTEPPKSELEPSERRQRERGRKKRCLEDHEAVLEVQAGWAVKADARLVFCKNYAKYEFFRKPALFFPDGMIADGGSGDKAVTSRQPVQDLVRQGSCPDICGFLHVKECGRKSWKRAHFLLRRSGLYRSSKDTSKEPRQLHYVADLGHLHVYNVVNARKVYGAPQDFCFALAPSGSPVRLQHVKMLCADSEQTRTCWTSALRLFKYGKQLQCNFQQSKWARQSLDGMKLTDGRVSTHTHTHTPMKMTLQAKLQATLVGKDSSASSADRVVETPSEADFVERQEQQAFWHGEALRRSLPDLNWAPLHAGQPWFGGAVTRKGAQTLMEKQGLVDGTFLIRGSRQHARCFVLSLCFQLKTEHFLVIPVVRGGGAAVSDDGRRRNSVHGPDAAGGFPPDQQRHPACLPQAPVHTLNCPALPGLPLPQTDGRTGASVAPPAGSRD, encoded by the exons ATGCGTCCCGAACCCCTTCCCGGAGCTGTGCGGCCCCTCCGGCTCTCCCGTGGCCACGGTCGGCGACAAAGAC cagcagcggcggcggcgttccTTCCAAGCGAGCGAACGGAGCCCCCAAAGTCCGAATTGGAGCCATCTGAGCGACGGCAACGTGAGCGCGGACGGAAAA AGAGGTGCCTGGAGGACCACGAGGCAGTGCTGGAGGTTCAGGCCGGCTGGGCTGTCAAGGCCGACGCCAGGCTCGTCTTCTGCAAGAATTACGCCAAGTACGAGTTCTTTCGGAAGCCCGCG CTTTTCTTCCCGGACGGCATGATCGCGGACGGCGGCAGCGGCGACAAAGCCGTGACGTCGCGACAGCCGGTGCAG GACCTGGTCCGTCAGGGCTCGTGTCCCGACATCTGCGGCTTCTTGCACGTGAAGGAGTGCGGGAGGAAGTCGTGGAAGCGGGCTCACTTCCTGCTGCGCCGTTCGGGTCTGTACCGCTCGTCCAAGGACACGTCCAAGGAGCCGCGCCAGCTGCATTACGTGGCCGACCTCGGCCACCTCCACGTCTACAACGTGGTCAACGCTCGCAAAGTTTACGGCGCACCGCAAGACTTTTGCTTCGCCCTAGCG CCCTCAGGTAGTCCGGTCCGCCTTCAGCACGTGAAGATGCTGTGCGCTGACAGCGAGCAGACCAGAACCTGCTGGACCTCGGCCTTGCGCTTATTCAAG TATGGAAAGCAGCTGCAGTGTAACTTCCAACAGTCCAAGTGGGCCCGACAAAGTTTAGATGGAATGAAACTGACGGATGGCAgagtgagcacacacacacacacacacacaccaatgaaGATGACTCTGCAGGCCAAGTTGCAGGCCACCCTGGTGGGCAAGGACTCTTCAGCAAGTTCCGCAGACCGAGTCGTCGAGACACCGAGCGAGGCGGATTTCGTGGAGCGGCAGGAGCAACAAGCGTTTTGG CATGGGGAAGCCCTGCGCCGCAGCCTGCCCGACCTGAACTGGGCCC cgctccacgccggccagccgtGGTTCGGCGGCGCCGTGACACGAAAGGGAGCGCAGACGCTGATGGAGAAGCAGGGCCTGGTGGACGG GACGTTCCTGATCCGGGGCAGCCGGCAGCACGCCCGCTGCTTCGTGTTGTCGTTGTGTTTCCAGCTGAAGACTGAACACTTTCTGGTCATCCCGGTGG TGCGAGGAGGGGGGGCGGCAGTATCTGACGATGGACGACGGCGCAACTCTGTTCACGGACCTGACGCAGCTGGTGGATTTCCACCAGATCAACAAAGGCATCCTGCCTGTCTGCCTCAAGCACCCGTGCATACTTTGAACTGCCCCGCCCTGCCTGGCCTGCCCCTTCCCCAAACAGATGGCCGGACGGGGGCTTCTGTGGCGCCACCAGCCGGGTCACGTGACTGA
- the LOC125991650 gene encoding growth factor receptor-bound protein 7-like isoform X7, with amino-acid sequence MSDGSQGFSSSAPCVPNPFPELCGPSGSPVATVGDKDQRRRRSFQASERSPQSPNWSHLSDGNPLKVFSEDEHGRWLLVNAGATAMDVCIMMAGCGERANLALTEVHPALGFERCLEDHEAVLEVQAGWAVKADARLVFCKNYAKYEFFRKPALFFPDGMIADGGSGDKAVTSRQPVQDLVRQGSCPDICGFLHVKECGRKSWKRAHFLLRRSGLYRSSKDTSKEPRQLHYVADLGHLHVYNVVNARKVYGAPQDFCFALAPSGSPVRLQHVKMLCADSEQTRTCWTSALRLFKYGKQLQCNFQQSKWARQSLDGMKLTDGRVSTHTHTHTPMKMTLQAKLQATLVGKDSSASSADRVVETPSEADFVERQEQQAFWHGEALRRSLPDLNWAPLHAGQPWFGGAVTRKGAQTLMEKQGLVDGTFLIRGSRQHARCFVLSLCFQLKTEHFLVIPVVRGGGAAVSDDGRRRNSVHGPDAAGGFPPDQQRHPACLPQAPVHTLNCPALPGLPLPQTDGRTGASVAPPAGSRD; translated from the exons AT GAGCGACGGGAGCCAGGGTTTCTCATCATCTGCGCCATGCGTCCCGAACCCCTTCCCGGAGCTGTGCGGCCCCTCCGGCTCTCCCGTGGCCACGGTCGGCGACAAAGAC cagcggcggcggcgttccTTCCAAGCGAGCGAACGGAGCCCCCAAAGTCCGAATTGGAGCCATCTGAGCGACGGCAAC CCACTGAAGGTTTTCAGCGAGGACGAGCACGGCCGCTGGCTTCTCGTGAACGCCGGCGCCACGGCCATGGACGTTTGTATCATGATGGCAGGCTGCGGCGAGCGGGCAAACTTGGCCCTGACGGAGGTCCATCCCGCACTCGGCTTCG AGAGGTGCCTGGAGGACCACGAGGCAGTGCTGGAGGTTCAGGCCGGCTGGGCTGTCAAGGCCGACGCCAGGCTCGTCTTCTGCAAGAATTACGCCAAGTACGAGTTCTTTCGGAAGCCCGCG CTTTTCTTCCCGGACGGCATGATCGCGGACGGCGGCAGCGGCGACAAAGCCGTGACGTCGCGACAGCCGGTGCAG GACCTGGTCCGTCAGGGCTCGTGTCCCGACATCTGCGGCTTCTTGCACGTGAAGGAGTGCGGGAGGAAGTCGTGGAAGCGGGCTCACTTCCTGCTGCGCCGTTCGGGTCTGTACCGCTCGTCCAAGGACACGTCCAAGGAGCCGCGCCAGCTGCATTACGTGGCCGACCTCGGCCACCTCCACGTCTACAACGTGGTCAACGCTCGCAAAGTTTACGGCGCACCGCAAGACTTTTGCTTCGCCCTAGCG CCCTCAGGTAGTCCGGTCCGCCTTCAGCACGTGAAGATGCTGTGCGCTGACAGCGAGCAGACCAGAACCTGCTGGACCTCGGCCTTGCGCTTATTCAAG TATGGAAAGCAGCTGCAGTGTAACTTCCAACAGTCCAAGTGGGCCCGACAAAGTTTAGATGGAATGAAACTGACGGATGGCAgagtgagcacacacacacacacacacacaccaatgaaGATGACTCTGCAGGCCAAGTTGCAGGCCACCCTGGTGGGCAAGGACTCTTCAGCAAGTTCCGCAGACCGAGTCGTCGAGACACCGAGCGAGGCGGATTTCGTGGAGCGGCAGGAGCAACAAGCGTTTTGG CATGGGGAAGCCCTGCGCCGCAGCCTGCCCGACCTGAACTGGGCCC cgctccacgccggccagccgtGGTTCGGCGGCGCCGTGACACGAAAGGGAGCGCAGACGCTGATGGAGAAGCAGGGCCTGGTGGACGG GACGTTCCTGATCCGGGGCAGCCGGCAGCACGCCCGCTGCTTCGTGTTGTCGTTGTGTTTCCAGCTGAAGACTGAACACTTTCTGGTCATCCCGGTGG TGCGAGGAGGGGGGGCGGCAGTATCTGACGATGGACGACGGCGCAACTCTGTTCACGGACCTGACGCAGCTGGTGGATTTCCACCAGATCAACAAAGGCATCCTGCCTGTCTGCCTCAAGCACCCGTGCATACTTTGAACTGCCCCGCCCTGCCTGGCCTGCCCCTTCCCCAAACAGATGGCCGGACGGGGGCTTCTGTGGCGCCACCAGCCGGGTCACGTGACTGA
- the LOC125991650 gene encoding growth factor receptor-bound protein 7-like isoform X10 — protein MRPEPLPGAVRPLRLSRGHGRRQRPAAAAFLPSERTEPPKSELEPSERRQRERGRKKRCLEDHEAVLEVQAGWAVKADARLVFCKNYAKYEFFRKPALFFPDGMIADGGSGDKAVTSRQPVQDLVRQGSCPDICGFLHVKECGRKSWKRAHFLLRRSGLYRSSKDTSKEPRQLHYVADLGHLHVYNVVNARKVYGAPQDFCFALAPSGSPVRLQHVKMLCADSEQTRTCWTSALRLFKYGKQLQCNFQQSKWARQSLDGMKLTDGRVSTHTHTHTPMKMTLQAKLQATLVGKDSSASSADRVVETPSEADFVERQEQQAFWHGEALRRSLPDLNWAPLHAGQPWFGGAVTRKGAQTLMEKQGLVDGTFLIRGSRQHARCFVLSLCFQLKTEHFLVIPVVRGGGAAVSDDGRRRNSVHGPDAAGGFPPDQQRHPACLPQAPVHTLNCPALPGLPLPQTDGRTGASVAPPAGSRD, from the exons ATGCGTCCCGAACCCCTTCCCGGAGCTGTGCGGCCCCTCCGGCTCTCCCGTGGCCACGGTCGGCGACAAAGAC cagcggcggcggcgttccTTCCAAGCGAGCGAACGGAGCCCCCAAAGTCCGAATTGGAGCCATCTGAGCGACGGCAACGTGAGCGCGGACGGAAAA AGAGGTGCCTGGAGGACCACGAGGCAGTGCTGGAGGTTCAGGCCGGCTGGGCTGTCAAGGCCGACGCCAGGCTCGTCTTCTGCAAGAATTACGCCAAGTACGAGTTCTTTCGGAAGCCCGCG CTTTTCTTCCCGGACGGCATGATCGCGGACGGCGGCAGCGGCGACAAAGCCGTGACGTCGCGACAGCCGGTGCAG GACCTGGTCCGTCAGGGCTCGTGTCCCGACATCTGCGGCTTCTTGCACGTGAAGGAGTGCGGGAGGAAGTCGTGGAAGCGGGCTCACTTCCTGCTGCGCCGTTCGGGTCTGTACCGCTCGTCCAAGGACACGTCCAAGGAGCCGCGCCAGCTGCATTACGTGGCCGACCTCGGCCACCTCCACGTCTACAACGTGGTCAACGCTCGCAAAGTTTACGGCGCACCGCAAGACTTTTGCTTCGCCCTAGCG CCCTCAGGTAGTCCGGTCCGCCTTCAGCACGTGAAGATGCTGTGCGCTGACAGCGAGCAGACCAGAACCTGCTGGACCTCGGCCTTGCGCTTATTCAAG TATGGAAAGCAGCTGCAGTGTAACTTCCAACAGTCCAAGTGGGCCCGACAAAGTTTAGATGGAATGAAACTGACGGATGGCAgagtgagcacacacacacacacacacacaccaatgaaGATGACTCTGCAGGCCAAGTTGCAGGCCACCCTGGTGGGCAAGGACTCTTCAGCAAGTTCCGCAGACCGAGTCGTCGAGACACCGAGCGAGGCGGATTTCGTGGAGCGGCAGGAGCAACAAGCGTTTTGG CATGGGGAAGCCCTGCGCCGCAGCCTGCCCGACCTGAACTGGGCCC cgctccacgccggccagccgtGGTTCGGCGGCGCCGTGACACGAAAGGGAGCGCAGACGCTGATGGAGAAGCAGGGCCTGGTGGACGG GACGTTCCTGATCCGGGGCAGCCGGCAGCACGCCCGCTGCTTCGTGTTGTCGTTGTGTTTCCAGCTGAAGACTGAACACTTTCTGGTCATCCCGGTGG TGCGAGGAGGGGGGGCGGCAGTATCTGACGATGGACGACGGCGCAACTCTGTTCACGGACCTGACGCAGCTGGTGGATTTCCACCAGATCAACAAAGGCATCCTGCCTGTCTGCCTCAAGCACCCGTGCATACTTTGAACTGCCCCGCCCTGCCTGGCCTGCCCCTTCCCCAAACAGATGGCCGGACGGGGGCTTCTGTGGCGCCACCAGCCGGGTCACGTGACTGA
- the LOC125991650 gene encoding growth factor receptor-bound protein 7-like isoform X8 — translation MSDGSQGFSSSAPCVPNPFPELCGPSGSPVATVGDKDRRRRSFQASERSPQSPNWSHLSDGNPLKVFSEDEHGRWLLVNAGATAMDVCIMMAGCGERANLALTEVHPALGFERCLEDHEAVLEVQAGWAVKADARLVFCKNYAKYEFFRKPALFFPDGMIADGGSGDKAVTSRQPVQDLVRQGSCPDICGFLHVKECGRKSWKRAHFLLRRSGLYRSSKDTSKEPRQLHYVADLGHLHVYNVVNARKVYGAPQDFCFALAPSGSPVRLQHVKMLCADSEQTRTCWTSALRLFKYGKQLQCNFQQSKWARQSLDGMKLTDGRVSTHTHTHTPMKMTLQAKLQATLVGKDSSASSADRVVETPSEADFVERQEQQAFWHGEALRRSLPDLNWAPLHAGQPWFGGAVTRKGAQTLMEKQGLVDGTFLIRGSRQHARCFVLSLCFQLKTEHFLVIPVVRGGGAAVSDDGRRRNSVHGPDAAGGFPPDQQRHPACLPQAPVHTLNCPALPGLPLPQTDGRTGASVAPPAGSRD, via the exons AT GAGCGACGGGAGCCAGGGTTTCTCATCATCTGCGCCATGCGTCCCGAACCCCTTCCCGGAGCTGTGCGGCCCCTCCGGCTCTCCCGTGGCCACGGTCGGCGACAAAGAC cggcggcggcgttccTTCCAAGCGAGCGAACGGAGCCCCCAAAGTCCGAATTGGAGCCATCTGAGCGACGGCAAC CCACTGAAGGTTTTCAGCGAGGACGAGCACGGCCGCTGGCTTCTCGTGAACGCCGGCGCCACGGCCATGGACGTTTGTATCATGATGGCAGGCTGCGGCGAGCGGGCAAACTTGGCCCTGACGGAGGTCCATCCCGCACTCGGCTTCG AGAGGTGCCTGGAGGACCACGAGGCAGTGCTGGAGGTTCAGGCCGGCTGGGCTGTCAAGGCCGACGCCAGGCTCGTCTTCTGCAAGAATTACGCCAAGTACGAGTTCTTTCGGAAGCCCGCG CTTTTCTTCCCGGACGGCATGATCGCGGACGGCGGCAGCGGCGACAAAGCCGTGACGTCGCGACAGCCGGTGCAG GACCTGGTCCGTCAGGGCTCGTGTCCCGACATCTGCGGCTTCTTGCACGTGAAGGAGTGCGGGAGGAAGTCGTGGAAGCGGGCTCACTTCCTGCTGCGCCGTTCGGGTCTGTACCGCTCGTCCAAGGACACGTCCAAGGAGCCGCGCCAGCTGCATTACGTGGCCGACCTCGGCCACCTCCACGTCTACAACGTGGTCAACGCTCGCAAAGTTTACGGCGCACCGCAAGACTTTTGCTTCGCCCTAGCG CCCTCAGGTAGTCCGGTCCGCCTTCAGCACGTGAAGATGCTGTGCGCTGACAGCGAGCAGACCAGAACCTGCTGGACCTCGGCCTTGCGCTTATTCAAG TATGGAAAGCAGCTGCAGTGTAACTTCCAACAGTCCAAGTGGGCCCGACAAAGTTTAGATGGAATGAAACTGACGGATGGCAgagtgagcacacacacacacacacacacaccaatgaaGATGACTCTGCAGGCCAAGTTGCAGGCCACCCTGGTGGGCAAGGACTCTTCAGCAAGTTCCGCAGACCGAGTCGTCGAGACACCGAGCGAGGCGGATTTCGTGGAGCGGCAGGAGCAACAAGCGTTTTGG CATGGGGAAGCCCTGCGCCGCAGCCTGCCCGACCTGAACTGGGCCC cgctccacgccggccagccgtGGTTCGGCGGCGCCGTGACACGAAAGGGAGCGCAGACGCTGATGGAGAAGCAGGGCCTGGTGGACGG GACGTTCCTGATCCGGGGCAGCCGGCAGCACGCCCGCTGCTTCGTGTTGTCGTTGTGTTTCCAGCTGAAGACTGAACACTTTCTGGTCATCCCGGTGG TGCGAGGAGGGGGGGCGGCAGTATCTGACGATGGACGACGGCGCAACTCTGTTCACGGACCTGACGCAGCTGGTGGATTTCCACCAGATCAACAAAGGCATCCTGCCTGTCTGCCTCAAGCACCCGTGCATACTTTGAACTGCCCCGCCCTGCCTGGCCTGCCCCTTCCCCAAACAGATGGCCGGACGGGGGCTTCTGTGGCGCCACCAGCCGGGTCACGTGACTGA
- the LOC125991650 gene encoding growth factor receptor-bound protein 7-like isoform X6, producing MSDGSQGFSSSAPCVPNPFPELCGPSGSPVATVGDKDQQRRRRSFQASERSPQSPNWSHLSDGNPLKVFSEDEHGRWLLVNAGATAMDVCIMMAGCGERANLALTEVHPALGFERCLEDHEAVLEVQAGWAVKADARLVFCKNYAKYEFFRKPALFFPDGMIADGGSGDKAVTSRQPVQDLVRQGSCPDICGFLHVKECGRKSWKRAHFLLRRSGLYRSSKDTSKEPRQLHYVADLGHLHVYNVVNARKVYGAPQDFCFALAPSGSPVRLQHVKMLCADSEQTRTCWTSALRLFKYGKQLQCNFQQSKWARQSLDGMKLTDGRVSTHTHTHTPMKMTLQAKLQATLVGKDSSASSADRVVETPSEADFVERQEQQAFWHGEALRRSLPDLNWAPLHAGQPWFGGAVTRKGAQTLMEKQGLVDGTFLIRGSRQHARCFVLSLCFQLKTEHFLVIPVVRGGGAAVSDDGRRRNSVHGPDAAGGFPPDQQRHPACLPQAPVHTLNCPALPGLPLPQTDGRTGASVAPPAGSRD from the exons AT GAGCGACGGGAGCCAGGGTTTCTCATCATCTGCGCCATGCGTCCCGAACCCCTTCCCGGAGCTGTGCGGCCCCTCCGGCTCTCCCGTGGCCACGGTCGGCGACAAAGAC cagcagcggcggcggcgttccTTCCAAGCGAGCGAACGGAGCCCCCAAAGTCCGAATTGGAGCCATCTGAGCGACGGCAAC CCACTGAAGGTTTTCAGCGAGGACGAGCACGGCCGCTGGCTTCTCGTGAACGCCGGCGCCACGGCCATGGACGTTTGTATCATGATGGCAGGCTGCGGCGAGCGGGCAAACTTGGCCCTGACGGAGGTCCATCCCGCACTCGGCTTCG AGAGGTGCCTGGAGGACCACGAGGCAGTGCTGGAGGTTCAGGCCGGCTGGGCTGTCAAGGCCGACGCCAGGCTCGTCTTCTGCAAGAATTACGCCAAGTACGAGTTCTTTCGGAAGCCCGCG CTTTTCTTCCCGGACGGCATGATCGCGGACGGCGGCAGCGGCGACAAAGCCGTGACGTCGCGACAGCCGGTGCAG GACCTGGTCCGTCAGGGCTCGTGTCCCGACATCTGCGGCTTCTTGCACGTGAAGGAGTGCGGGAGGAAGTCGTGGAAGCGGGCTCACTTCCTGCTGCGCCGTTCGGGTCTGTACCGCTCGTCCAAGGACACGTCCAAGGAGCCGCGCCAGCTGCATTACGTGGCCGACCTCGGCCACCTCCACGTCTACAACGTGGTCAACGCTCGCAAAGTTTACGGCGCACCGCAAGACTTTTGCTTCGCCCTAGCG CCCTCAGGTAGTCCGGTCCGCCTTCAGCACGTGAAGATGCTGTGCGCTGACAGCGAGCAGACCAGAACCTGCTGGACCTCGGCCTTGCGCTTATTCAAG TATGGAAAGCAGCTGCAGTGTAACTTCCAACAGTCCAAGTGGGCCCGACAAAGTTTAGATGGAATGAAACTGACGGATGGCAgagtgagcacacacacacacacacacacaccaatgaaGATGACTCTGCAGGCCAAGTTGCAGGCCACCCTGGTGGGCAAGGACTCTTCAGCAAGTTCCGCAGACCGAGTCGTCGAGACACCGAGCGAGGCGGATTTCGTGGAGCGGCAGGAGCAACAAGCGTTTTGG CATGGGGAAGCCCTGCGCCGCAGCCTGCCCGACCTGAACTGGGCCC cgctccacgccggccagccgtGGTTCGGCGGCGCCGTGACACGAAAGGGAGCGCAGACGCTGATGGAGAAGCAGGGCCTGGTGGACGG GACGTTCCTGATCCGGGGCAGCCGGCAGCACGCCCGCTGCTTCGTGTTGTCGTTGTGTTTCCAGCTGAAGACTGAACACTTTCTGGTCATCCCGGTGG TGCGAGGAGGGGGGGCGGCAGTATCTGACGATGGACGACGGCGCAACTCTGTTCACGGACCTGACGCAGCTGGTGGATTTCCACCAGATCAACAAAGGCATCCTGCCTGTCTGCCTCAAGCACCCGTGCATACTTTGAACTGCCCCGCCCTGCCTGGCCTGCCCCTTCCCCAAACAGATGGCCGGACGGGGGCTTCTGTGGCGCCACCAGCCGGGTCACGTGACTGA
- the LOC125991650 gene encoding growth factor receptor-bound protein 7-like isoform X11: MRPEPLPGAVRPLRLSRGHGRRQRPAAAFLPSERTEPPKSELEPSERRQRERGRKKRCLEDHEAVLEVQAGWAVKADARLVFCKNYAKYEFFRKPALFFPDGMIADGGSGDKAVTSRQPVQDLVRQGSCPDICGFLHVKECGRKSWKRAHFLLRRSGLYRSSKDTSKEPRQLHYVADLGHLHVYNVVNARKVYGAPQDFCFALAPSGSPVRLQHVKMLCADSEQTRTCWTSALRLFKYGKQLQCNFQQSKWARQSLDGMKLTDGRVSTHTHTHTPMKMTLQAKLQATLVGKDSSASSADRVVETPSEADFVERQEQQAFWHGEALRRSLPDLNWAPLHAGQPWFGGAVTRKGAQTLMEKQGLVDGTFLIRGSRQHARCFVLSLCFQLKTEHFLVIPVVRGGGAAVSDDGRRRNSVHGPDAAGGFPPDQQRHPACLPQAPVHTLNCPALPGLPLPQTDGRTGASVAPPAGSRD, translated from the exons ATGCGTCCCGAACCCCTTCCCGGAGCTGTGCGGCCCCTCCGGCTCTCCCGTGGCCACGGTCGGCGACAAAGAC cggcggcggcgttccTTCCAAGCGAGCGAACGGAGCCCCCAAAGTCCGAATTGGAGCCATCTGAGCGACGGCAACGTGAGCGCGGACGGAAAA AGAGGTGCCTGGAGGACCACGAGGCAGTGCTGGAGGTTCAGGCCGGCTGGGCTGTCAAGGCCGACGCCAGGCTCGTCTTCTGCAAGAATTACGCCAAGTACGAGTTCTTTCGGAAGCCCGCG CTTTTCTTCCCGGACGGCATGATCGCGGACGGCGGCAGCGGCGACAAAGCCGTGACGTCGCGACAGCCGGTGCAG GACCTGGTCCGTCAGGGCTCGTGTCCCGACATCTGCGGCTTCTTGCACGTGAAGGAGTGCGGGAGGAAGTCGTGGAAGCGGGCTCACTTCCTGCTGCGCCGTTCGGGTCTGTACCGCTCGTCCAAGGACACGTCCAAGGAGCCGCGCCAGCTGCATTACGTGGCCGACCTCGGCCACCTCCACGTCTACAACGTGGTCAACGCTCGCAAAGTTTACGGCGCACCGCAAGACTTTTGCTTCGCCCTAGCG CCCTCAGGTAGTCCGGTCCGCCTTCAGCACGTGAAGATGCTGTGCGCTGACAGCGAGCAGACCAGAACCTGCTGGACCTCGGCCTTGCGCTTATTCAAG TATGGAAAGCAGCTGCAGTGTAACTTCCAACAGTCCAAGTGGGCCCGACAAAGTTTAGATGGAATGAAACTGACGGATGGCAgagtgagcacacacacacacacacacacaccaatgaaGATGACTCTGCAGGCCAAGTTGCAGGCCACCCTGGTGGGCAAGGACTCTTCAGCAAGTTCCGCAGACCGAGTCGTCGAGACACCGAGCGAGGCGGATTTCGTGGAGCGGCAGGAGCAACAAGCGTTTTGG CATGGGGAAGCCCTGCGCCGCAGCCTGCCCGACCTGAACTGGGCCC cgctccacgccggccagccgtGGTTCGGCGGCGCCGTGACACGAAAGGGAGCGCAGACGCTGATGGAGAAGCAGGGCCTGGTGGACGG GACGTTCCTGATCCGGGGCAGCCGGCAGCACGCCCGCTGCTTCGTGTTGTCGTTGTGTTTCCAGCTGAAGACTGAACACTTTCTGGTCATCCCGGTGG TGCGAGGAGGGGGGGCGGCAGTATCTGACGATGGACGACGGCGCAACTCTGTTCACGGACCTGACGCAGCTGGTGGATTTCCACCAGATCAACAAAGGCATCCTGCCTGTCTGCCTCAAGCACCCGTGCATACTTTGAACTGCCCCGCCCTGCCTGGCCTGCCCCTTCCCCAAACAGATGGCCGGACGGGGGCTTCTGTGGCGCCACCAGCCGGGTCACGTGACTGA